Proteins encoded within one genomic window of Streptomyces sp. NBC_00523:
- a CDS encoding beta-ketoacyl-[acyl-carrier-protein] synthase family protein, with protein MTRRVAVTGVGVVAPGGIGAPAFWDLLSNGRTATRGITLFDPAGFRSRIAAECDFDPAAHGLDDEDIARADRYVQFAMVAAREALADAGLDPERTDPWRMGVSLGTAVGGTTRLEHDYVAVSEKGARWDVDHRRAGAHLERAFSPSSLASAVAEQVGAHGPVQTVSTGCTSGLDAIGYAFHSIEEGRVDVCIAGASDSPITPITVACFDAIKATSPNNDDAEHASRPFDARRDGFVMGEGGAVLVLEELEHARARGATVYCEIAGYATFGNAYHMTGLTPEGLEMAEAINRALGHGRISPQDIDYVNAHGSGTKQNDRHETAAVKRALGAHAHKVPMSSIKSMVGHSLGAIGAIEIAACVLALVNQTVPPTANYESPDPECDLDYVPRTARPLKLRSVLSVGSGFGGFQSAVALTRGRT; from the coding sequence ATGACCCGGCGCGTGGCGGTCACCGGGGTCGGCGTCGTCGCCCCCGGCGGCATCGGGGCCCCGGCCTTCTGGGACCTGCTCTCCAACGGCCGCACCGCGACCCGGGGCATCACCCTCTTCGACCCGGCGGGCTTCCGCTCCCGGATCGCCGCCGAGTGCGACTTCGACCCGGCCGCCCACGGACTGGACGACGAGGACATCGCCCGCGCGGACCGCTATGTGCAGTTCGCCATGGTCGCCGCCCGCGAGGCGCTGGCCGACGCCGGGCTGGACCCGGAGCGCACCGACCCCTGGCGGATGGGCGTCTCCCTCGGCACCGCGGTCGGCGGCACCACCCGGCTGGAGCACGACTACGTCGCCGTCAGCGAGAAGGGCGCGCGCTGGGACGTGGACCACCGCCGGGCCGGCGCCCATCTGGAACGCGCCTTCTCGCCCAGCTCGCTGGCCTCCGCCGTCGCCGAACAGGTCGGCGCCCACGGCCCCGTGCAGACCGTCTCCACCGGTTGCACCTCGGGCCTGGACGCCATCGGCTACGCCTTCCACTCCATCGAGGAGGGCCGGGTCGACGTCTGCATAGCCGGTGCGTCGGACTCGCCGATCACCCCGATCACCGTGGCCTGCTTCGACGCGATCAAGGCGACCTCCCCCAACAACGACGACGCGGAGCACGCCTCCCGCCCCTTCGACGCACGCCGCGACGGCTTCGTCATGGGCGAGGGCGGAGCCGTACTCGTCCTGGAGGAACTGGAACACGCCCGGGCCCGCGGGGCGACGGTGTACTGCGAGATCGCCGGCTACGCGACCTTCGGCAACGCGTACCACATGACCGGGCTCACCCCCGAGGGCCTGGAGATGGCCGAGGCCATCAACCGGGCGCTCGGCCACGGCCGGATCTCCCCGCAGGACATCGACTACGTCAACGCGCACGGCTCCGGCACCAAGCAGAACGACCGGCACGAGACCGCCGCCGTCAAACGGGCCCTCGGCGCGCACGCCCACAAGGTGCCGATGAGCTCCATCAAGTCGATGGTGGGCCACTCCCTCGGCGCGATCGGGGCGATCGAGATCGCCGCCTGCGTCCTGGCCCTGGTCAACCAGACGGTGCCGCCGACGGCCAACTACGAGTCCCCGGACCCGGAGTGCGACCTCGACTACGTGCCGCGCACCGCCCGCCCCCTGAAGCTGCGCAGCGTCCTCTCGGTCGGCAGCGGCTTCGGCGGCTTCCAGTCCGCGGTGGCCCTGACCCGAGGGAGGACCTGA
- a CDS encoding cupin domain-containing protein: MTTHRPRIVDLSETQPNTRRGGDLRALLTPTAVGATSGFMGLALVDPGDRIGEHYHPYSEEFVYVVQGHLEVDLDGETHTMRPDQGLLIPPHVRHRFRNVGDTEARMVFHLGPLAPRPELGHVDTEVTETAERGAPPERTEAAS; this comes from the coding sequence ATGACCACCCACCGGCCACGCATCGTGGACCTCAGTGAGACCCAGCCCAACACCAGGCGCGGAGGCGACCTGCGCGCCCTGCTCACCCCCACCGCGGTGGGCGCCACCAGCGGCTTCATGGGCCTCGCCCTCGTGGACCCCGGCGACCGCATCGGCGAGCACTACCACCCGTACTCCGAGGAGTTCGTGTACGTCGTGCAGGGGCACCTGGAGGTCGACCTGGACGGGGAGACGCACACCATGCGCCCCGACCAGGGCCTGCTGATCCCCCCGCACGTCCGCCACCGCTTCCGCAACGTCGGCGACACCGAGGCCCGCATGGTCTTCCACCTCGGCCCGCTCGCCCCCCGCCCCGAACTCGGCCACGTCGACACCGAGGTGACCGAGACCGCCGAGCGGGGTGCCCCGCCAGAACGAACCGAGGCCGCGTCATGA
- a CDS encoding SchA/CurD-like domain-containing protein: protein MTTTLSERISQSAFDGSRLRVVLLLDLHDGAQKQFLEAYEHMRNQVASIPGHISDQLCQSIENPSQWLITSEWESAPPFLAWVNSEEHVATVQPLHSCVRDTRSLRFSVLRETGKGFEAVPDPVKGSLQTSPRLGDGVVRHALTFTVKPGTEDIVAKLLADYESPRSRVDDHTRLRRTSLFMHGNRVVRAVEVEGDLMAALRHVSRQPEIRAVEEAINPYLEQDRDLADPDSARMFFTRAALPTVHHVSAGRHAPESLRRHAVFYQAKEGCGMALARLLAGHDEEAADDTGSPIDSSTIFQRDDVVVRLLEADGPLDAQPAQALGIHGPGKAARLARLLDGEANAVPATDEDAARFLARSEMRLITDRRAAES, encoded by the coding sequence ATGACCACCACCCTCTCGGAACGGATCTCACAGTCCGCCTTCGACGGATCCCGGCTGCGCGTCGTGCTGCTGCTGGACCTGCACGACGGCGCCCAGAAGCAGTTCCTGGAGGCGTACGAGCACATGCGCAACCAGGTCGCGTCCATCCCGGGCCACATCAGCGACCAGCTGTGCCAGTCCATCGAGAACCCCTCGCAGTGGCTGATCACCAGCGAGTGGGAGAGCGCCCCGCCCTTCCTCGCCTGGGTGAACAGCGAGGAGCACGTGGCCACCGTGCAGCCCCTGCACAGCTGCGTACGCGACACCAGGTCGCTGCGGTTCAGCGTGCTGCGCGAGACCGGCAAGGGCTTCGAGGCCGTCCCCGACCCGGTCAAGGGCAGCCTCCAGACCTCGCCGCGCCTCGGTGACGGCGTCGTGCGCCACGCGCTCACCTTCACCGTGAAGCCCGGCACCGAGGACATCGTCGCCAAGCTCCTCGCCGACTACGAGTCGCCCCGCTCCCGCGTGGACGACCACACCCGGCTGCGCCGCACCTCGCTCTTCATGCACGGCAACCGCGTCGTGCGCGCCGTCGAGGTCGAGGGCGACCTGATGGCCGCGCTGCGGCACGTCTCCCGCCAGCCCGAGATCCGCGCCGTCGAGGAGGCCATCAACCCCTACCTCGAACAGGACCGGGACCTCGCCGACCCCGACTCCGCCCGGATGTTCTTCACCCGCGCGGCGCTGCCCACCGTGCACCACGTCTCGGCCGGCCGCCACGCCCCCGAGAGCCTGCGCCGGCACGCCGTGTTCTACCAGGCGAAGGAGGGCTGCGGCATGGCCCTGGCCCGCCTCCTGGCCGGCCACGACGAGGAGGCCGCCGACGACACCGGCAGCCCCATCGACAGCAGCACCATCTTCCAGCGCGACGACGTCGTCGTACGCCTCCTGGAAGCGGACGGCCCGCTCGACGCGCAGCCCGCCCAGGCCCTCGGCATCCACGGCCCCGGCAAGGCGGCCCGCCTGGCCCGCCTCCTCGACGGCGAGGCGAACGCCGTCCCCGCCACCGACGAGGACGCCGCGCGCTTCCTCGCCCGGTCCGAGATGCGGCTGATCACCGACCGGCGCGCCGCGGAGTCCTGA
- a CDS encoding FAD-dependent oxidoreductase encodes MNENVDLHVPVLIVGGSLVGLSASLFLGRLGVEHLLVEKHAATSTHPRGRGNNVRTMEVFRRAGVEQEIRAAASVLADNHGILQAGSLTGEDQEWLFKEIDPGGALARFSPTGWCLCSQNDLEPVLLERAREQGGDLRFSTEMMSFDPDASGVTATLKNRETGEHTTVRADYLIAADGPRSPVREQLRIGQSGTGDLFHNVSVTFRSRGLAEVLGDRRFIVCYLTNPEAEGALLPVDNESEWVFHAPWQPERGETLEDFTDERCARHIRTAVGAPDIDVEITGKAPWHAAERVAERYARGRVFLAGDSAHEMSPTGAFGSNTGIQDAHNLAWKLAAVLRGEAGRGLLETYGQERLPVARATSERASARSEEHSHPGYAPPPSVGGGKRGGMLNVALGYRYTAGAVLGVAPDAPVVPEGMRLTGEPGSRAPHLWVRRAGERISTLDLYERAFVLLADGADTVWRRAAARVADRLGVRLDAFGIGAGAELEPEDGADWAEAHGTGRKGAVLVRPDGFVAWRTESGSEDAEATLHDVLVALLHRD; translated from the coding sequence ATGAACGAGAACGTCGACCTCCATGTACCGGTCCTCATCGTGGGCGGTTCGCTGGTGGGTCTGTCCGCGTCCCTTTTCCTCGGCCGGCTCGGCGTCGAGCACCTGCTGGTCGAGAAGCACGCCGCCACGTCGACGCATCCGCGTGGCCGCGGCAACAACGTCCGCACGATGGAGGTGTTCCGCCGTGCGGGTGTCGAGCAGGAGATCCGGGCGGCCGCCTCGGTGCTGGCGGACAACCACGGCATCCTCCAGGCGGGCTCGCTGACCGGCGAGGACCAGGAGTGGCTGTTCAAGGAGATCGACCCGGGCGGGGCGCTGGCCCGGTTCAGCCCGACGGGCTGGTGCCTGTGCAGCCAGAACGACCTGGAGCCGGTCCTGCTGGAGCGGGCCCGGGAGCAGGGCGGTGACCTGCGCTTCTCCACGGAGATGATGTCGTTCGACCCGGATGCCTCGGGGGTGACGGCGACCCTGAAGAACCGCGAGACCGGTGAGCACACGACGGTGCGGGCGGACTACCTGATCGCGGCGGACGGGCCGCGCAGCCCGGTCCGTGAGCAGCTGCGCATCGGCCAGTCGGGGACCGGCGACCTGTTCCACAACGTGAGCGTCACCTTCCGTTCGCGCGGGCTGGCGGAGGTGCTGGGCGACCGGCGCTTCATCGTGTGCTACCTGACGAACCCGGAGGCGGAGGGCGCGCTGCTGCCGGTGGACAACGAGAGCGAGTGGGTGTTCCACGCGCCGTGGCAGCCGGAGCGGGGCGAGACGCTGGAGGACTTCACGGACGAGCGGTGCGCCCGCCACATCCGTACCGCCGTCGGCGCGCCCGACATCGACGTGGAGATCACCGGCAAGGCACCGTGGCACGCGGCGGAGCGGGTGGCCGAACGGTATGCGCGGGGGCGGGTGTTCCTGGCGGGTGACTCGGCGCACGAGATGTCGCCGACCGGCGCCTTCGGCTCGAACACCGGCATCCAGGACGCGCACAACCTGGCGTGGAAGCTGGCCGCGGTGCTGCGGGGCGAGGCGGGCCGGGGGCTGCTGGAGACGTACGGGCAGGAGCGGCTGCCGGTGGCCCGGGCGACCAGTGAGCGCGCGTCGGCGCGGTCCGAGGAGCACAGCCACCCCGGCTACGCTCCCCCGCCCTCGGTGGGCGGCGGGAAGCGGGGCGGGATGCTGAACGTGGCGCTGGGCTACCGGTACACGGCGGGCGCGGTGCTCGGTGTGGCGCCGGACGCGCCGGTGGTCCCGGAGGGGATGCGGCTGACGGGCGAGCCGGGCAGCCGGGCGCCCCACCTCTGGGTGCGCCGGGCCGGGGAGCGGATCTCGACCCTGGACCTGTACGAGCGCGCGTTCGTGCTGCTGGCGGACGGGGCGGACACGGTGTGGCGGCGGGCCGCGGCCCGGGTGGCCGACCGGCTGGGGGTGCGGCTCGACGCGTTCGGCATCGGTGCGGGCGCCGAGCTGGAGCCGGAGGACGGGGCGGACTGGGCCGAGGCGCACGGGACGGGCCGGAAGGGCGCGGTCCTGGTGCGCCCCGACGGCTTCGTCGCCTGGCGTACGGAGTCGGGCTCCGAGGACGCCGAGGCGACGCTGCACGACGTCCTGGTGGCGCTCCTGCACCGTGACTGA